In the Helicobacter cetorum MIT 99-5656 genome, AAGTAGAAAACGCTAAAAACCGCACACACCATTTAGCTCTAAAGCTCATCAAAAAAATTGAAACTTTGCAAAAAAACTTGCAAGCGATTAATAAAATCTTAAAAGCTAATGAAAAAATCGTTCAAATTTATGCGTCCGATTTAAAATCTAGCAATGATTACAACGCCTATTACAATTCATTTAACGACAAAATTAACATTGAAATCACCCATCTTGAAACCCTAAGTGCGTTGAACACCACTTTTTTAAACCTACAAAACCTTAAAGGATTAGAATGAAACCCTCTATCATTTTAGCACTAGCCCTTGTATTATTCCCTTTGCAAGCTAATGAAAACAAAGCAAAGCAAGAGCCTAAAAGCCAAACCCATTTTAATATTGCTACAACCAAAGTAGTAGAAAAAGAGTTTGCAGAGAGCAGGCGTTATTATGCAGTTTTAGAGCCTAATGAAACGCTGATTTTTTCTCAAACCGTGCGTTTTGATGGCTATGTAGAAAAACTTTATACAAATAAGACTTACACCCCCATTAAAAAAGGCGATAAATTACTCAGCGTGTATGCACCAGAGTTAGTGAGCGTTCAAAGTGAGTTGCTATCATCATTGAAATTCAACCAGCAAGTAGATGCGATTAAAGAAAAATTACGCTTACTAGGCTTAGAAAACTCTAGCATTGAAAAGGTGATTAGCACCCATAAAGTCCAAAACGAAATCAATATTTATTCTCGTTTCAATGGTATTATTTTTAGAAAAAGCAAGGATTTAAATGAGGGTAGCTTTATCAAAAAAGGGCAAGAGCTTTTTCAAATCATAGATTTAACTAAACTATGGGCGATTGCTAAAGTCAATCAAGAAGATTTGGAGTTCTTAAAAGGCGTTACTAAGGCTACCTTATTTGTAGAAGGAGTTAAAAACAAACAAGAAATCACGCTTGAAAATATCAACCCTATTGTCAATGAAAAAGACAAAATGCTAGAGGCTCGTTTCAATGTGCCTAATACCAAACTACTCTACTACCCTAACATGTTCGCTCAGGTAGAAATCTTTCAAAAAGCTAGAAAAATGAAAATCCTACCTAAAGAGGCGGTGCTGATTAAAGAGGGTAAGGCGATTGTGTTTAAAAAAGATGATTTTGGCTTAACTCCCCTAGAGATTAAAGCCACTCGTCTAAGTGATGGAAGTTATGAAATTTTAGAAGGTTTAGAAGTGGGCGAAGAAGTCGCTAATAACGCTTTATTTGTGCTAGATGCGGACGCTCAAAATAATGGGGACTACTAAAAATGATAGAAAAAATCATTGATTTAAGCGTTAAGAACAAGCTTATAACAACTCTAGCTACTTTACTGATTTTTTTAGGCTCTATGTGGGCGATTAAAAGCGTGCGTTTAGACGCTTTGCCGGATTTAAGTCCCGCACAAGTGGTCGTGCAAATCACCTACCCTAACCAAAGCCCAAAGATTGTGCAAGAGCAAGTTACCTACCCCCTAGTCTCTACTTTTATGAGTATTGCTAATATTGACACGGTTAGGGGCATTTCTAGCTATGAAAGCGGGCTAATTTACATCATTTTTAAAGATGGCGTAGATTTATATTGGGCAAGAGATAGGGTCTTAGAGCAGTTAAACAGAGTAGGCAACTTGCCTAAAGACGCTAAAGTAGAAATAGGAAGTGATTCCACTTCTATTGGTTGGGCGTATCAATACGCTTTAAGTAGTGAGAACAAAAATTTAAGCGATTTGAAAGTCTTGCAAGATTTTTATTACCGCTACGCACTTTTAGGCGTTGATGGCGTGAGTGAAGTAGCGAGTGTGGGGGGCTTTGTTAAGGATTATGAAGTTACGCTTAAAAATGACGCTTTAGTGCGTTATAACCTAAGTTTAGAGCAAATCACAAATGCCATTAAAAAGTCTAATAACGACACCGGTGGAGGTGTTATCTTAGAAAATGGATTTGAAAAAATCGTTCGAGCGCATGGCTATATCAAATCCTTGAAAGACTTAGAAGAAATCGTAGTTAAAAAAGAAGGGGCAATCCCTTTAAAAATCAAAGATATAGCTAGCGTGAGATTGACGCCAAAACCACGAAGAGGTGCGGCTAATCTCAATGGCGATAAAGAAGTGGTGGGCGGAATTGTCATGGTGCGCTATCACGCTGACACCTATAAAGTTCTTAAAGCCATTAAAGAAAAAATCGCCACTTTACAAGCAAGTAACCCTGATGTGAAAATCACCAGCGTGTATGATAGAAGCGAGTTGATTGAAAAAGGCATTGACAATTTAGTCCATACACTCATAGAAGAAAGCGTGATTGTTTTAATCATTATTGCGATTTTCTTATTACACTTTAGAAGTGCGTTAGTGGTGATTATCACTTTGCCCTTAACCGTGTGTATTTCTTTCTTGCTTATGCGGTATTTTAATATTGAGGCAAGTATTATGAGTTTGGGGGGCATTGCGATTGCTATAGGGGCTATGGTAGATGCCGCCATTGTTATGGTAGAAAACGCTCACAAGCATTTACAACACATTGATATGAATGATAACGCCCAAAGAGTGAATGGCATTATGGAAGGGGTTAAGCATGTGGGGGGAGCGATATTCTTTGCTTTAATGATTATTGTGGTCTCTTTCTTGCCTATTTTTGCACTCACTGGTCAAGAAGAAAAGCTTTTTGCCCCTTTAGCTTATACCAAAACTTTTGCCATGCTTGTAGGGGCATTATTATCTATTACAATAGTCCCCATTTTAATGGTATGGCTCATTAAAGGGCGGATTTTAGAAGAATCTAAAAACCCTATTAACGCCTTTTTCATCAAAATTTATGGCGTGTGCTTGAATTTTGTCCTTAAGTTTAGATACGCTTTTTTAGCGGTTAGTGTGCTAGGTTTAGGGGGCTTGTATTTCACTTACAAGAAACTCCACTGGGAATTTATACCCCAAATTAATGAAGGGGTTGTGATGTATATGCCTGTAACGACTAATGGCGTGGGCATTGATGTCGCTCTAGAATATTTGAAAAAAAGCAATACCGCCATTAAGCAACTAGATTTTGTCAAACAAGTCTTTGGTAAAGTGGGGCGAGCGAACACTAGCACCGATGCCGCAGGCTTAGCAATGATAGAAACTTACATTGAGTTAAAACCACAAAGCGAATGGAAAGAAAAACTTACTTATAAAGAAGTGAGAGACAAATTAGAAAAAACCTTACAATTAAAAGGCTTGACTAATTCATGGACTTACCCTATTCGTGGCAGAACTGATATGCTCTTAACCGGTATTAGAACGCCTTTAGGAATCAAGCTCTATGGTAATGATACGGATAAATTACAAGAATTAGCCATACAAATGGAACAACAGCTTAAAACTCTCAAAGAGAGCTTATCTGTCTTTGCAGAGCGTTCTAACAATGGCTACTACATCACACTAGATTTGAATGATGAAAATCTAGCTCGTTATGGCGTGAATAAAAGCGCGGTGCTAGACACGATTAAATTCGCCCTAGGCGGAGCTACGCTTACAACCATGATAAATGGCGTAGAAAGCTACCCTATCTCTTTACGCTTAGAAGATACAGACAGAAACACCATTGAGAGATTAAAAAATCTCTACATCAAAACCGCTTACAATTACATGCCCTTAAAAGAATTTGCCCATGTGTATTATGATAACTCTCCAGCGGTATTAAAAAGTGAAAAGGGCTTGAATGTGAATTTCATTTACATAGTCCCCCAAAATGGCGTAAGCTCTGATTTGTATAGAGAGTTAGCTACAAAAGCTTTAGAAAAAGTCAAATTGCCTAGTGGGTATTATTATGAATTTAGTGGCGAAAGCAAGTATTTAGAAGATGCGTTTAAGACTTTGCAATACATCGTGCCGGTGAGTATTTTTATCATCTTTATTTTAATTGTCTTTGCCTTAAAGAATCTCACCAACTCTTTACTATGCTTTTTCACTCTACCTTTTGCATTCTTAGGGGGGTTAATCTTTATGAATGTGATGGGCTTTAATATGAGTATAGCGGCATTAGTGGGCTTTTTAGCCCTTTTAGGGGTGGCGAGTGAAACGGCTATTGTAATGATTATCTATTTAGAAGATGCCTACCAAGCATTTATTAAAACGCCCCTAATAGAACAAACTAGTACCAAACTAAAAGACGCCATCATGCATGGAGCGGTGCTTAGAGTAAGACCAAAGCTTATGACTTTTTTTAGCATTCTTGCATCACTCATTCCTATTATGTATAGTCATGGCACAGGAAGTGAGATTATGAAATCTATTGCGGCACCCATGCTAGGGGGCATGATGAGTAGCGTTATCTTAACCCTATTTATTATCCCTACAGCGTATTTTGTGATTAAGAATGTGAGAGTTAAAAACTAGCCCCTTATATCGCCCCTTTCTCTAGGGGGTTAGCCTTTTTGATAATTTTTTACTTCATAATAAAAACTTCCATATTATAATCATTAAAACAAGATTAGGATAATTTAATGGCAATCAAAAAAAGTGAATTGTATAGCTCTTTATGGGCTGGAGCAGATAGTTTAAGAGGGGGCATGGACGCAAGCGAGTATAAAAACTATGTGTTGAGTTTGCTTTTCTTAAAATACATCAGCGATAAGGCAAAAAGCAATGTTTATCATGGCATAGAGATTCCGCAAGGGTGCTTTTATGAAGATATTTTAGCCTTAGAGGGCGATAAAGAAATTGGCGATAAGCTTAATAAAATCATTGATGAAATTGCTAAGAAAAATGCATTAGAGGGCGTTATTGATAGCGTGGATTTTAATGATAGCACCAAGCTAGGCGAGGGCAAGGCTATGGTAGATACTCTGTCTAATTTAGTTAAAATCTTTGCCAATTTGAGCTTAGGCACTCATGGGGCTTTAGATGATGATTTGTTAGGCGATGCATACGAATACTTAATGCGCCATTTTGCTAGTGAGTCCGGTAAATCTAAAGGGCAATTTTACACCCCTAGCGAAGTTTCGCTTTTATTATCTCTGCTACTTAGCATTGATGAAAATACCAAACCAGACAAAAGCATTTATGACCCCACATGTGGGAGCGGCTCATTGTTATTAAAGGCTTCTAGTTTAACCAAAAAGGGTCTAAGCATTTATGGTCAAGAAAAAGATATTTCCACTACAGCATTATGCAAAATGAACATGATTTTACATAATAGCGCTGATGCTGACATTGCTAAAGGGGGTTCTAGCACGCTATCTAACCCTTATTTTATTGAAAATGACATGCTAAAAACCTTTGATTATGTTGTAGCTAACCCTCCCTTTAGCTTGAAAAATTGGACTGATGGGCTTAGTATTGACCCTAAAAGCAAGCAAGTTGTTGATGATACATTCAATCGTTTTGAATTAGGCACTCCCCCTGAAAAGAATGGTGATTTTGCTTTTTTGCTCCATATTATCAAATCCTTAAATAGCACAGCTAAAGGAGCAGTGATTTTACCTCATGGCGTGTTATTTAGAAGTAATGCTGAAGGACTTATTAGAGAAAATATTCTAAAAAAGGGCTATATAAAAGGCATTATAGGATTAGCCCCTAATCTTTTTTATGGCACTTCTATTCCAGCGTGTGTGATTATCCTAGATAAAGAAAACGCACACACCAGAAAGGGTGTTTTTATGATAGATGCAAGCAAGGATTTTAAAAAAGATGGCAATAAAAACCGCTTAAGAGAACAAGATGTCCAAAAAATGATAGACACTTTTAATGAGCTTAAAGAAATCCCTTATTATTCTAAAATGGTAAGTTTAGAAGAAATTAGTGCTAATGATTATAACTTGAATATCCCACGCTATATCGCTAACAAGCAAGAGCTAGAGCAAGACTTATTCGCTTTAATTTCTAGCCATAAAGCTAATTATTTACCCCAACTTGAAATTGAAATTTATGCCCCCTATTTTGAAGTGTTTAAAAATCTTAAAAACACGCTTTTTAAAGAGAGTGATAAAGAGGGCTACTATACCCTAAAGACTGAATGCGAAACTATCAAAGATTTGATACTAGAAAGCTTAGAATATAAAGACTTTTATACTTCTATTTTTAAAGCCTTTGATACATTAAATTTGCAAGAGATATTTTATAATTTAGATAAAGGCTTTAACCCCAAAATTTTAATAGATAGCATTTGCAAAAAGGTCTTAGAACAATTTGAAAAAATAGAAATTTTAGATAAATATGGCGTGTATCAGCTCTTTAAAGATTACTATAATGAGACCTTGCAAGACGATTGGTTTTTGATTTCTCTCAATGGCTTTCTTAGTGCTAAAGAATTAAGAGAGTTAGTCCCCCTAAAAGACAAAAACAAAAAAGCCAAGTATTTAGAAGAGGCTGATTTTATCATTCAAAAAACTTATTATAAAAGCGATTTAATCCCTAAAAACCTCATCAAACAACGCTTTTTTAAAGAAGAAGTTAAGCAATTAGAAAAATTAGAAAACGCTCTTAATGAAAGCCTAGCCCTTTATGAGGAATTTATAGAAGAACATTCTAATGAAGAGGGGCTACTATATGAATTAAAAATCAATGAAAGCACCTTAAAAAAAGAGGTAAAAAATACAGCCGACCCAGAAGATAAGAATATTTTAGAAACTTGCTTAAAACTACTAGAATCTAAAAACAAAGCCTTAAAAGCAAGAAATAGCGCTTATGATAAGCTAGAATTAAAAGCATTCAATCAATATGAAAAGCTTGAAATCAACGAGATTAAAGAATTAATAGTGAAAGATAAATGGCTTAATAGTCTAAAAAATGCCCTAGAAAACAAAATTCAAAAGCACATCAATTTCTTTAATAATTCCCTTAAGAAAATCATACAAGATTATTCAAACAGCTTGCTAGAGCTAGATAAAGAAGTTAAAGAAAACGAACTAAAAGTCTTAGAACATTTAAAAAGTTTAGGGCTAATGGAATTATAATTTAATTAAAAAGAGCTTGGAGTGCCTTTTGACTGGCGTATCCTCGCCATGAGACCTCCAAACTAAAAACGATTATAGCATAAGGAAATTTAATATAAGGATTAAGACCTAGCACTTAAATAACTCGCTATGCGTCCCAAGTCTCGCTAGTTCTAAATAATCATCTTTATAGCGATAAATCAAAATCAAATCTGGCTTAACATGGCAATCATAAAAGTCTGAATACTTGCCTTGCAATCTGTGATTATTATATTTTTGAGGTAAAGCTTGTCGCTCAATCAAGTAGTTTAACACCTTGATAAGCTCCACACTCAAGCCATAGCGTTTTAACTCTTTTTCAAAAATCGTAGTCCTAACAATCCCCTTAATCATTAGACCAATTAGCCCACTCTTTAAAATCGTTCACACCACTACGCACCACGTTCTCACCTTTTTCCAAATCTTGTATAGCTTTCAATGTTTCAGCATTAAGTAAGCCATCTTGCCAATCAGAACTCAAAGGAATTTTATGTGTCTTAATAATTTCTTTAAAAAATAAATGCGTTGCTAAAGAGGGGGTTAAGCCATAACTTTCCAATATAAGTTGCACTTCATTTTCTAGCATTTTATCAACCGGGATATACATTCTTAAACCTTTCCTTGTCTATTAAATGCACCCCAAATTATAACCAAAAT is a window encoding:
- a CDS encoding type II toxin-antitoxin system YafQ family toxin gives rise to the protein MIKGIVRTTIFEKELKRYGLSVELIKVLNYLIERQALPQKYNNHRLQGKYSDFYDCHVKPDLILIYRYKDDYLELARLGTHSELFKC
- a CDS encoding type I restriction-modification system subunit M, which gives rise to MAIKKSELYSSLWAGADSLRGGMDASEYKNYVLSLLFLKYISDKAKSNVYHGIEIPQGCFYEDILALEGDKEIGDKLNKIIDEIAKKNALEGVIDSVDFNDSTKLGEGKAMVDTLSNLVKIFANLSLGTHGALDDDLLGDAYEYLMRHFASESGKSKGQFYTPSEVSLLLSLLLSIDENTKPDKSIYDPTCGSGSLLLKASSLTKKGLSIYGQEKDISTTALCKMNMILHNSADADIAKGGSSTLSNPYFIENDMLKTFDYVVANPPFSLKNWTDGLSIDPKSKQVVDDTFNRFELGTPPEKNGDFAFLLHIIKSLNSTAKGAVILPHGVLFRSNAEGLIRENILKKGYIKGIIGLAPNLFYGTSIPACVIILDKENAHTRKGVFMIDASKDFKKDGNKNRLREQDVQKMIDTFNELKEIPYYSKMVSLEEISANDYNLNIPRYIANKQELEQDLFALISSHKANYLPQLEIEIYAPYFEVFKNLKNTLFKESDKEGYYTLKTECETIKDLILESLEYKDFYTSIFKAFDTLNLQEIFYNLDKGFNPKILIDSICKKVLEQFEKIEILDKYGVYQLFKDYYNETLQDDWFLISLNGFLSAKELRELVPLKDKNKKAKYLEEADFIIQKTYYKSDLIPKNLIKQRFFKEEVKQLEKLENALNESLALYEEFIEEHSNEEGLLYELKINESTLKKEVKNTADPEDKNILETCLKLLESKNKALKARNSAYDKLELKAFNQYEKLEINEIKELIVKDKWLNSLKNALENKIQKHINFFNNSLKKIIQDYSNSLLELDKEVKENELKVLEHLKSLGLMEL
- a CDS encoding efflux RND transporter periplasmic adaptor subunit; translated protein: MKPSIILALALVLFPLQANENKAKQEPKSQTHFNIATTKVVEKEFAESRRYYAVLEPNETLIFSQTVRFDGYVEKLYTNKTYTPIKKGDKLLSVYAPELVSVQSELLSSLKFNQQVDAIKEKLRLLGLENSSIEKVISTHKVQNEINIYSRFNGIIFRKSKDLNEGSFIKKGQELFQIIDLTKLWAIAKVNQEDLEFLKGVTKATLFVEGVKNKQEITLENINPIVNEKDKMLEARFNVPNTKLLYYPNMFAQVEIFQKARKMKILPKEAVLIKEGKAIVFKKDDFGLTPLEIKATRLSDGSYEILEGLEVGEEVANNALFVLDADAQNNGDY
- a CDS encoding type II toxin-antitoxin system RelB/DinJ family antitoxin, producing MYIPVDKMLENEVQLILESYGLTPSLATHLFFKEIIKTHKIPLSSDWQDGLLNAETLKAIQDLEKGENVVRSGVNDFKEWANWSND
- a CDS encoding efflux RND transporter permease subunit, producing MIEKIIDLSVKNKLITTLATLLIFLGSMWAIKSVRLDALPDLSPAQVVVQITYPNQSPKIVQEQVTYPLVSTFMSIANIDTVRGISSYESGLIYIIFKDGVDLYWARDRVLEQLNRVGNLPKDAKVEIGSDSTSIGWAYQYALSSENKNLSDLKVLQDFYYRYALLGVDGVSEVASVGGFVKDYEVTLKNDALVRYNLSLEQITNAIKKSNNDTGGGVILENGFEKIVRAHGYIKSLKDLEEIVVKKEGAIPLKIKDIASVRLTPKPRRGAANLNGDKEVVGGIVMVRYHADTYKVLKAIKEKIATLQASNPDVKITSVYDRSELIEKGIDNLVHTLIEESVIVLIIIAIFLLHFRSALVVIITLPLTVCISFLLMRYFNIEASIMSLGGIAIAIGAMVDAAIVMVENAHKHLQHIDMNDNAQRVNGIMEGVKHVGGAIFFALMIIVVSFLPIFALTGQEEKLFAPLAYTKTFAMLVGALLSITIVPILMVWLIKGRILEESKNPINAFFIKIYGVCLNFVLKFRYAFLAVSVLGLGGLYFTYKKLHWEFIPQINEGVVMYMPVTTNGVGIDVALEYLKKSNTAIKQLDFVKQVFGKVGRANTSTDAAGLAMIETYIELKPQSEWKEKLTYKEVRDKLEKTLQLKGLTNSWTYPIRGRTDMLLTGIRTPLGIKLYGNDTDKLQELAIQMEQQLKTLKESLSVFAERSNNGYYITLDLNDENLARYGVNKSAVLDTIKFALGGATLTTMINGVESYPISLRLEDTDRNTIERLKNLYIKTAYNYMPLKEFAHVYYDNSPAVLKSEKGLNVNFIYIVPQNGVSSDLYRELATKALEKVKLPSGYYYEFSGESKYLEDAFKTLQYIVPVSIFIIFILIVFALKNLTNSLLCFFTLPFAFLGGLIFMNVMGFNMSIAALVGFLALLGVASETAIVMIIYLEDAYQAFIKTPLIEQTSTKLKDAIMHGAVLRVRPKLMTFFSILASLIPIMYSHGTGSEIMKSIAAPMLGGMMSSVILTLFIIPTAYFVIKNVRVKN